One window from the genome of Cyclobacterium amurskyense encodes:
- a CDS encoding GDSL-type esterase/lipase family protein — translation MKRIYILLFQLILFISTAYSQQNFAPENGDRLVLLGNALIENEQQFGFLEYRLTNYWPEKHLTFRNIGWSGDTVFGEARSYYTNPPGPYDLLISQIKAAEPDWLIIGYGNVEAQQGAEGLDLFKNGMNQLLDSVEAIGAKAILLSTIPQVSAGTEDLLKLRNNEYRSYNQAIKEIAQSRKLTFIDVFDAFNTATGAELYENNGVHLNEKGYAQLAETVMDQLGLNREKPSIEIDASTASVESNVPVQHISIADKARNISFKSIQNLVSNPNPGNETIKVNGLKKGNYSLSVDGKLSAIGSRKQWEEGIILEQGPSLEQSKHLLELIREKDKIYFQQYRPQNRTYILGFRSYEQGRHKEGLEALDALILWLDDQINQTKKPKTLHYQLEKLP, via the coding sequence ATGAAAAGAATTTACATCCTATTATTTCAATTAATTTTATTCATTTCCACAGCATATTCTCAACAAAACTTTGCCCCTGAAAACGGGGACAGGCTTGTGCTCTTGGGCAATGCATTGATAGAAAATGAACAACAATTCGGATTCCTCGAATATAGACTTACCAATTACTGGCCTGAAAAGCACCTTACCTTCAGGAACATAGGCTGGTCAGGAGATACTGTATTTGGTGAAGCCAGAAGTTACTATACCAATCCCCCCGGCCCTTATGACTTACTTATTTCTCAAATAAAAGCGGCTGAGCCCGATTGGCTTATCATAGGTTATGGGAATGTGGAAGCCCAGCAAGGAGCTGAAGGCTTGGACCTTTTCAAAAATGGTATGAATCAATTGCTCGATAGCGTTGAGGCCATAGGTGCAAAAGCAATTTTGCTATCTACCATTCCACAGGTTTCTGCCGGAACGGAGGATTTATTGAAATTAAGAAACAATGAATATCGCAGCTATAACCAGGCAATTAAAGAAATTGCCCAATCCCGAAAATTGACTTTCATTGATGTTTTTGATGCCTTTAATACAGCTACTGGTGCTGAACTTTATGAAAACAATGGGGTTCATCTTAATGAAAAAGGTTATGCTCAGCTTGCCGAAACGGTTATGGATCAACTGGGGCTGAATAGGGAAAAACCTTCCATTGAAATTGATGCCTCTACCGCTAGCGTTGAAAGCAATGTACCGGTACAGCACATTTCCATTGCAGATAAAGCCAGAAATATATCCTTTAAAAGCATACAAAATCTAGTTTCTAATCCTAATCCAGGCAATGAAACCATTAAGGTGAATGGCTTAAAAAAAGGAAATTACTCCTTGTCTGTGGATGGAAAACTTTCGGCCATTGGAAGCAGGAAGCAATGGGAAGAAGGAATTATCTTGGAACAAGGCCCAAGCCTAGAACAATCCAAACATTTGCTAGAATTGATAAGAGAAAAGGATAAAATCTATTTCCAGCAATACCGTCCGCAAAATAGAACCTATATTCTGGGCTTCCGATCTTATGAGCAAGGAAGGCATAAGGAAGGATTGGAAGCTTTGGATGCATTGATCCTTTGGTTGGATGATCAGATCAATCAAACCAAAAAGCCCAAAACCCTTCATTACCAACTAGAAAAGCTGCCTTAA